One segment of Erigeron canadensis isolate Cc75 chromosome 2, C_canadensis_v1, whole genome shotgun sequence DNA contains the following:
- the LOC122589194 gene encoding pentatricopeptide repeat-containing protein At5g15300, with product MIRRQTNDKNPNFHQRSSLWREITTFRKLRQIHASMIINGFNSNKLNLRELIYVSALVIPSGISYAHQLFDHITQPDLFMWNTMLRGSAQSPNPGKTVSLFNQMEKRDVRPDRYSFPFVLKACTKLSWVNIGYGVHGKIMKYGFEDNTFAKNTLIYFHANVGDIDIASALFDSSAKTQVVAWSALTAGYARRGNLVMARKVFDEMPEKDLISWNVMITGYAKRGEMDSARVLFDEVPKRDIVTWNAMIAGYVNCKLHKEALDIFEEMTSLGEQPDEVTMLSLVTACTDSGDLDIGEKIHRSVLDLGGGELSILLGNALIDMYAKCGNIDKALKIFRSMKEKVVTTWNSIIGGLAFHGHSEEAIDIFKEMCQLKIKPNDVSFVGVLVACSHAGKVQDGREYFRLMRDKYKIEPNIRHYGCMVDLLGRAGLLNEAFEFVDKMKMKPNAIIWRTLLGSCRVHNNVELGRHANEQLLKLKWGESGDYVLLSNIYASQGEWDGAERLRKVMDDKGVRKEAASSLVDADEQTLMQFLFDSKPKTTVGKKHSLIR from the coding sequence ATGATTAGGAGACAAACAAACGATAAAAACCCCAATTTCCATCAACGGTCGTCTTTATGGAGGGAAATCACTACTTTTAGAAAACTGAGGCAAATCCATGCTTCAATGATCATTAATGGATTCAATTCAAACAAATTAAATCTTCGAGAACTTATATACGTTTCGGCGTTAGTTATACCTTCTGGAATTAGTTATGCACACCAACTGTTCGATCATATCACTCAACCAGACTTATTTATGTGGAACACTATGCTTAGAGGCTCTGCTCAAAGCCCGAACCCTGGAAAGACTGTTTCTTTGTTTAACCAGATGGAAAAACGAGATGTTAGGCCGGATCGTTATTCTTTTCCGTTTGTGCTTAAGGCGTGTACTAAGCTTTCTTGGGTTAATATTGGTTATGGTGTTCATGGAAAGATTATGAAATATGGGTTTGAAGATAATACGTTTGCGAAGAATACCCTTATTTATTTTCATGCTAATGTTGGGGATATAGATATCGCGAGTGCTTTATTTGATTCTTCAGCGAAAACCCAAGTTGTTGCTTGGTCTGCTTTGACGGCTGGGTATGCAAGGAGAGGGAATTTGGTTATGGCGAGGAAGGTTTTTGATGAGATGCCGGAGAAAGATTTGATTTCTTGGAATGTAATGATTACGGGTTATGCAAAGAGAGGGGAAATGGATAGTGCCAGAGTTTTGTTTGATGAGGTACCAAAAAGAGATATTGTAACGTGGAATGCAATGATAGCGGGATATGTAAATTGTAAGTTACATAAAGAAGCGTTGGATATATTTGAAGAAATGACGAGTTTGGGAGAACAACCTGATGAGGTAACAATGTTGAGTCTTGTAACAGCATGCACAGACTCTGGGGATTTAGATATTGGTGAGAAGATTCATCGTTCTGTTCTTGATTTAGGTGGCGGAGAATTGAGCATTTTACTTGGCAATGCGCTAATAGATATGTATGCAAAGTGTGGGAATATAGATAAAGCACTCAAGATTTTTCGTAGTATGAAAGAAAAAGTGGTGACAACTTGGAACTCTATAATTGGAGGTTTAGCCTTTCATGGTCACTCTGAGGAAGCCATAGATATTTTCAAAGAAATGTGTCAACTGAAAATAAAACCAAACGACGTAAGTTTTGTTGGGGTGTTGGTGGCTTGCAGTCATGCAGGCAAGGTTCAAGACGGTCGGGAGTATTTTCGTCTCATGAGAGACAAGTATAAAATTGAGCCAAACATAAGGCATTATGGGTGCATGGTTGATCTTCTTGGACGTGCAGGACTTTTAAACGAAGCATTTGAATTTGTAGACAAAATGAAGATGAAGCCAAATGCAATCATATGGAGGACTTTACTTGGATCATGTAGAGTTCATAATAATGTTGAGTTAGGTAGGCATGCTAACGAGCAATTACTCAAATTAAAATGGGGTGAAAGTGGTGATTATGTATTGCTTTCGAATATATATGCTTCACAAGGCGAGTGGGACGGTGCCGAAAGGTTGAGGAAGGTTATGGATGATAAAGGAGTGAGGAAAGAGGCTGCAAGTAGTTTAGTTGATGCAGATGAACAGACTCTCATGCAATTTCTGTTTGATTCTAAACCTAAAACAACCGTTGGCAAGAAGCATAGTTTGATTCGCTAA